AAGGGAGTGGTAGGACTCATCACCTCTTCCTGTCGGTGTCTGACGTCCCGGGACGCCACACGTCCGAGTGCGGGAAGTATCCTCGCCAACCAAACCAAAAGGCGGGATGCGCCACGGCTCGCGCCAGTTGTTTCCCAGCGAGTGGCCCTCGTATGCCAACACCATCAGCCAGCCGCCACTGTGAGCCCGTTTCGCGATCGCGAAGCACGCTCTCGGCGCCGCCGGCTGCGGCTGCTTCGAGCGCGAAGGTCAAGACGCGGTCGTCTGCACGCCGAACGTAGGCGACAACAGGCAGGTCCTTACCAGGCGCTGCGAGCACGACGGGCAGCTCGCCGACGCGTGCGTTGACGACGCCCGCACGACGTATAGCCTTGAGCGGAAAGGCGACGGTTGCTTCGTCGGTCCGTATACCAAGTATTCGCTCCTTGCCACGCAGGCGCGTATCCTGATTTCGTCGGCCGAAGATACCGAGCCGCGTCGAATCCCGGATGTAGTCTTGGTACGCCGAGCGGTCCGCACCACGTTTCTTGAGCACCTGGCTGTCTGGATACATCGCTTTCCATTCCCGCCAGGTGGCATGAACGGCCGGCACTGCCTCGAG
This region of Luteitalea sp. genomic DNA includes:
- a CDS encoding DUF3179 domain-containing protein, with the protein product MCGTGIVYARNVASRTLTFGVSGMLYRDALVMFDRETDTLWTHVDGHAIKGGLEGQVLEAVPAVHATWREWKAMYPDSQVLKKRGADRSAYQDYIRDSTRLGIFGRRNQDTRLRGKERILGIRTDEATVAFPLKAIRRAGVVNARVGELPVVLAAPGKDLPVVAYVRRADDRVLTFALEAAAAGGAESVLRDRETGSQWRLADGVGIRGPLAGKQLARAVAHPAFWFGWRGYFPHSDVWRPGTSDTDRKR